A genome region from Erythrolamprus reginae isolate rEryReg1 chromosome 4, rEryReg1.hap1, whole genome shotgun sequence includes the following:
- the CMTR2 gene encoding cap-specific mRNA (nucleoside-2'-O-)-methyltransferase 2, whose protein sequence is MNKQKTMNDEQLASLDQFGTDILAEIEKLFQKTFSYTKPANNEWQLPDPAQVFTSHHKAFGSLEALKDSLNEVKNKLSDKQLDEWHQHTSFTNKAGKVIAHVKKSFNAELCTQAWCKFHEIVCSFPLLPSDALQNGELNSVHLCEAPGAFIASLNHYLKSHRIPCDWNWVANTLNPYHEANDTLMMIMDDRLIANTLPWWYFGPENTGDVTSLNHLTGLQHFISNMATVHLVTSDGSFDCQGNPGEQETLVSPLHYCETVTALMTLSPGGSFVLKMFTLFEHSSVNLLFLLNCSFEEVHVFKPATSKAGNSEAYVVCLRYLGREAIHSVLSKMLQNFGSELVAKALFPQHLIPESFLKVHEQCCLFFHEQQTETISENLRLFDHMDDAEQARLNALRDCCIQYFLQRFQLKPLARSNWLVKKPHAGYSMNSKWFGQRNRYFCTYNERKLLESLTWEDKVAKGCLNQWIDEHLLGNVGKGCVLEGAPGNLDCRLWYILEGQQLPRVKFSPFCGGEVLKTLNEAIEKSLVGQTIPGDVARAAYAECQFCCVLTASSVLSELSELVDCCEHTPDKEGASQRKCLVFGFPLFSDDKSRSGLEIKNVESDPLLTFSCTLLHDGEPSYQLGFLECLLGAIPQLEKGDALALPVLSCFTRFMAGLVFILQNCFQRISFACPTSSQPLRTNAILLCVGYQGLPDSVLQYLQQLNELMRTLLYSKSPQQVLQFVPMENLLKGLLMEFLWDLNTAIAKRQLHLIVQIEQQNMT, encoded by the coding sequence ATGAACAAACAGAAGACCATGAATGATGAGCAGTTGGCCAGTCTTGACCAGTTTGGCACAGATATCCTTGCCGAAATTGAAAAACTGTTCCAGAAGACCTTTTCGTACACCAAGCCAGCCAACAATGAATGGCAGTTGCCCGATCCCGCCCAGGTTTTCACCTCCCATCACAAAGCGTTCGGTTCTCTTGAGGCCCTCAAGGACTCGTTGAACGAAGTCAAGAACAAACTCAGCGATAAGCAACTGGACGAGTGGCACCAGCACACTTCCTTCACCAACAAAGCAGGGAAAGTTATTGCCCACGTCAAGAAATCGTTCAACGCTGAGTTGTGCACTCAGGCCTGGTGCAAATTCCACGAGATCGTTTGTAGTTTTCCTCTCCTCCCGAGCGATGCTCTCCAGAACGGCGAACTCAACTCCGTTCATCTGTGTGAAGCCCCCGGGGCTTTCATAGCCAGCCTCAACCACTATCTGAAGTCTCACCGTATCCCTTGCGACTGGAACTGGGTGGCCAATACTTTGAACCCGTACCACGAAGCGAACGACACCCTCATGATGATTATGGACGACCGTCTTATCGCCAATACTTTGCCCTGGTGGTATTTCGGTCCGGAGAACACCGGAGATGTCACGAGCCTGAATCACCTTACAGGACTGCAGCATTTCATAAGCAACATGGCCACCGTCCATTTGGTCACCTCCGACGGGAGTTTCGATTGCCAGGGCAACCCGGGCGAGCAAGAGACGCTAGTGTCCCCGTTGCACTACTGCGAAACGGTCACGGCGCTAATGACGTTGAGCCCCGGAGGCTCTTTCGTCCTGAAGATGTTCACCTTGTTCGAACACAGCTCGGTGAATTTGCTCTTTCTTCTCAACTGTTCCTTTGAGGAGGTCCACGTTTTTAAACCTGCCACAAGTAAAGCGGGGAACTCTGAGGCCTACGTGGTTTGCCTCCGCTATTTGGGCCGGGAGGCCATTCACTCCGTCTTGTCTAAGATGCTGCAGAACTTCGGGTCAGAACTGGTAGCCAAAGCCCTGTTTCCCCAGCACTTGATTCCCGAGTCGTTTCTCAAGGTCCACGAACAATGCTGTTTATTCTTTCACGAGCAGCAAACGGAGACGATTTCAGAGAACCTCCGGCTCTTTGACCACATGGACGACGCGGAGCAGGCCCGGTTAAACGCTTTGCGGGACTGCTGCATCCAATATTTCCTCCAGAGGTTTCAATTAAAACCCCTGGCCCGAAGCAACTGGCTGGTGAAGAAGCCACACGCCGGCTACAGCATGAACTCCAAATGGTTCGGGCAGAGGAACAGGTATTTTTGCACCTACAACGAGAGGAAACTGCTGGAATCCCTCACCTGGGAAGATAAAGTAGCCAAAGGATGTCTTAACCAGTGGATTGATGAACACCTTCTCGGTAACGTTGGGAAGGGCTGCGTTTTAGAAGGAGCACCCGGCAACCTCGACTGCCGTTTGTGGTACATCCTGGAAGGCCAGCAGTTGCCGAGAGTTAAATTTTCTCCCTTCTGCGGTGGTGAAGTATTGAAGACCCTCAACGAAGCTATCGAAAAATCGTTGGTCGGCCAAACTATCCCTGGCGACGTTGCCCGAGCGGCGTACGCAGAATGCCAATTTTGCTGCGTTCTTACCGCATCGTCGGTGCTGTCTGAATTATCAGAACTTGTGGACTGTTGCGAACATACTCCAGATAAAGAGGGCGCAAGCCAAAGAAAGTGCTTGGTTTTCGGTTTCCCACTGTTTTCCGATGACAAAAGTAGGTCCGGCTTGGAAATTAAGAACGTGGAGTCGGACCCTCTCTTGACTTTTAGCTGTACTTTGCTGCACGACGGAGAACCAAGCTATCAACTGGGTTTTCTCGAGTGCCTCTTGGGCGCCATTCCTCAGCTTGAGAAAGGAGATGCGTTGGCTTTGCCCGTTCTTTCCTGCTTCACCCGCTTTATGGCCGGCTTAGTCTTCATATTGCAGAACTGTTTCCAGCGCATATCCTTCGCTTGCCCCACATCATCTCAGCCTCTAAGGACCAACGCCATCTTGCTCTGCGTTGGCTATCAAGGTCTTCCGGACTCGGTTCTCCAGTACTTGCAACAGCTCAATGAACTTATGAGAACCCTGCTGTACTCCAAGTCCCCACAGCAGGTTTTGCAGTTCGTACCGATGGAGAATCTGCTGAAGGGGTTGCTGATGGAGTTCCTTTGGGACCTCAATACGGCGATTGCAAAAAGACAGTTGCACCTGATTGTCCAAATTGAACAGCAGAATATGACATGA